Proteins from one Gossypium raimondii isolate GPD5lz chromosome 8, ASM2569854v1, whole genome shotgun sequence genomic window:
- the LOC105791477 gene encoding transcription factor MYB108 yields the protein MNVYETGFISETPQSEEDMDVKKGPWTEEEDFTLKAYVNIHGEGRWNSVARLSGLKRTGKSCRLRWLNYLRPEVRRGNISLQEQLLILQLHSQWGNRWSKIAQHLPGRTDNEIKNYWRTRVQKQAKQLKCDVNSKQFRDAMRYVWIPRLVEQICSSSGSHSAQQSSSTTTTTYADTIGSVRVDPRLLPELSGTSSDSLDAQVSSVSDLTNSKYPNSLQNGSGSGNTIAGTWGGVEIEATDGGDSMESVWNEENIWFLRQQLYDDDDLN from the exons ATGAATGTTTACGAGACTGGTTTCATATCTGAAACCCCACAAAGTGAAGAAGATATGGACGTAAAGAAAGGTCCATGGACTGAAGAAGAAGACTTCACGCTTAAAGCTTATGTTAATATCCATGGCGAAGGTCGCTGGAACTCAGTTGCTCGCTTATCAG GATTGAAAAGAACCGGCAAAAGCTGTAGATTAAGATGGCTGAACTATTTGAGACCGGAAGTGAGACGTGGGAACATTAGTCTCCAAGAACAGCTATTGATTCTTCAACTCCATTCTCAATGGGGCAACAG ATGGTCTAAAATTGCACAACACTTGCCTGGAAGGACAGACAATGAGATAAAGAACTATTGGAGAACCAGAGTCCAAAAACAGGCGAAACAGCTTAAATGCGACGTTAACAGCAAGCAATTCAGGGACGCCATGCGGTACGTTTGGATCCCTCGTCTGGTCGAACAAATCTGCTCTTCATCCGGATCCCACTCGGCTCAACAATcctcctccaccaccaccaccacctacGCAGATACGATCGGTTCGGTCCGAGTTGACCCGAGACTCTTGCCCGAGTTATCAGGCACTTCATCAGATTCCCTGGACGCCCAAGTCTCTTCCGTTTCAGACCTGACCaattcaaaatacccgaatagcTTACAAAACGGGTCGGGTTCAGGAAATACAATAGCGGGAACATGGGGTGGGGTTGAAATTGAGGCGACGGACGGTGGAGATTCGATGGAGAGTGTGTGGAATGAAGAGAATATTTGGTTCCTAAGACAGCAGCTTTATGATGACGATGATTTGAATTAG
- the LOC105791479 gene encoding Golgi apparatus membrane protein-like protein ECHIDNA produces MDLSQPVEENYANPKTCFFHVLFKASALAFYMLSTLFADSFVIIFVITVVLAALDFWVVKNVSGRILVGLRWWNEINEQGESIWRFECLDHESLARINQKDSWLFWWTLYLNAVAWTIFGIFSLVRLEVDYLLVVGVCLSLAIANIIGFTKCRKDAKNKIQAFASRTIASRFSSTLQSAFSLV; encoded by the exons ATGGATCTAAGCCAG CCCGTAGAAGAAAACTATGCCAATCCCAAAACATGCTTCTTTCACGTCCTCTTCAAG GCCTCGGCTTTGGCATTTTACATGCTTTCAACGCTGTTTGCGGATAGTTTTGTTATCATCTTTGTGATCACCGTCGTGCTTGCTGCACTTGATTTTTGGGTGGTCAAGAATGTTAGCGGCCGTATCTTGGTGGGGCTTAGGTGGTGGAATGAAATAAATGAGCAAGGTGAGAGCATATGGAGATTTGAGTGCCTTGACCACGAG TCCTTAGCTCGTATTAACCAAAAGGATTCTTGGTTATTTTGGTGGACATTGTATCTTAAT GCAGTTGCTTGGACCATCTTTGGGATATTTTCATTGGTTAGACTTGAAGTTGATTATCTCCTAGTTGTGGGAGTTTGTTTGAGCCTTGCCATTGCCAATATCATCGGATTCACCAAATGTCGTAAAG ATGCCAAGAACAAGATTCAGGCGTTTGCCTCTAGGACCATTGCTTCTCGTTTTTCATCTACACTACAGTCAGCATTTAGCTTGGTGTAA